TATCGTCGCCGTACTCTATCTTCTAATTGAATCCATGATCTGATTGGTGGTTCTATTAAAGTTAACATTGATTGCAATGTATCTACTTCCCAATAGTTTTCTACATTGGCAATTTGTGTAATATTTGAGTCGTTAATCCATGTAATAGATATAGGTGTAATTAACCAATTAGATGGTGCTAAACTAACTAATTTTCTGTCAATATCATGCAGCATACACCATGCTGCTTCACCAATAGCATTATTAGTCACAATAATATCATTATATGATAAATAATCGTCTTCACTATGTTGTCGTATATCTTCTAAAAATGGCCCATTACGATCCATCCATGAAGTAATCGCAATTTTTTGATCTCTGTTTAATAATGACAATATTTGCTGTAACTTTTCAGTGCGAGTTATTTGCAAGTTTTGCAAACCATACCGTTGACAATAAACTTCACGGCCAAATTTTCTAGCACATACACGCAATTGCATTAATTGCTTTATAGCATTTTTAAATGAGGCAATATCGTGAAACTGACCATGCAGCGATAATTCGTTAAATAGAAGCTCCATTATTCTCTCCCCAATCAGCGAAATAATTTATATCTTTATCAAATTGATCAAAAAAACCTTCAGGCCAAAAATTAATATTACCTTGGCTGTCAAGTATTGGGCTTTCAACTTGAGATTTATTTTCATTACGCATACGAAAAAAATGAATCATAACTTGTTCTGGTTTTAATTTGCCAGTTTTCACATAACGTCTAACGCCATTAAGTATATGATCACTATGTGTTTCAACAATTACTTGCAGACCAGCTTGTGCCATTTCAGCAAGAAATTGACCCATGAGAGCTTGACCGGCTGGATGTAAATGTACCTCGGGGTTTTCAATTAATAAAATATCTTCAGGCTGTGATGATAATGCTGCTACTACAATAGGCAAAATTTGAGTTAGACCAAAACCAATATTAATCGGGCGATGAAATTCAGTATCATCGCTAGTTCGTAAACCTAAGCTAACTGCATTGGCGCCGATAATTGGTTGAATATCTAAACGACAACCAGGAAAAAACATGCGCATTCTAGTTTCAACTTGTGCTTGTAGTTGCGGTTTAGTCTCGTTAGGCAAAATTAAACTAGCAGCAACTTTATAATCACGACACCCGTGTAAAACTCCTGCAGTATTTTCACCTCTAGGTCCAACGATATGAGTAACATTTGGATCAAAAAGCGGATAAATCTCGCGCGGCCCAACACGCTCTGCTGTTAAATAAGTTAAATTGCGTATTCTATTGGCTAACGATTGCGAAATTTCATTTTTATCATGAGGAAATAAATAATGTACTTTGTCGAGTTGGTTATCAATATTTTCATCAATAGCGACACTTTGCATAACCAAAGACATATCGCGGCGTTCTTTAGCTTTAAAACACCAATGAACATTAATTGTCTTATCACATATGCCAAGCTCAAAACTGTCGCGACCATGTATTTGATCAACAACATCAGTTACAGTACCTAATTGTAATGATTTACCATTTAGTAATAAATGATTTGACCACTCATGCTCGCTCATCGTTTGGTGCAAAAGAACTAAAGCTTGCAATACTGTTGATTTACCAGAGGCATTAGCACCTGATAATATGGTTAAAGCCCCCATCGGTAGTTTAAGATTTTCAAAACATTTAAAATGATGCAAATCAAGACGTGTGATCACCAAGCACCCCCTTCATTAACTCTTGGATAACGTTAAAACGATGGCGTACACATTTAGTACTACTAGGACCATATGTAATAGATTCAATAAAATCTTTATCGTCTAATAATGCATAAAAACCCTCTTTTATTTTTACTGAATTATCTTTAACTTGCTCGCTTGCATAATCAGCCAAACCTACAGTCATTACATCCCATAACGAAGCATTAATTATACCCCGATTTTTTTGATCTGGTTTATGTTTTCGAAAAGCCTGCTCATTGAAAAGCAAAAGATTGTTCTCTAAAGTTTGACGAAATTTTTGAGATAAATTAACCAACTCGCTATCATCAAGCTTGTTCATTTTTTTTAAACCAAGCGCCAACCAATCATCCATACCATTTTTATACTGCTCAAGATCTAGCAAATAAAATGAACAAAAACGATTGACAAACTCTCGATCATTCATTTTTTGGGTATTCAAACTACCGCCGGTTGCCTTTTTAAAAAGTTCTGTATTGGCTTCTTCTTTTAAAAATCGTGTAGCCTTGCCATTATATAAACTATTGCGCATTTGTTGCCGTGTTAACGGCTTACCACTATTAACTCGATCAAAAATATCAAGGCGAGCACGTTCGGGTACTTTAGAGTCAATTAAATATATTGTGAGATTACAGTCTTCAATACGATTTTTTAATTTTGGCGGTAAATCTTTAAAATATTTGCCGTTTAAATCCTTATTGTCATTAAGATTTAATTGAAGATTGTTATCTAAAAAATAACGAAAGGTTGATAGGCGTTGCAAGCCATCAACTACAATAATATGGCCTTGGTCATCTTCGGCCAGATAAAAAACTGGCAACGGTATGCGCATTAAAACTGATTCAATTAGTTTGCTTTGCGTTTTTTTATCCCAGATAAAATCACGTTGAAAATCTGGGTCTAATATATAAACTTTGTCACGTATACGCCGTATAACATCAAAAACAGTTCGTACTTCAGTACGAATAAGCAAAGTATCAATGGGATAATCCCAACCATTTTCATCTTGTTGAGTATCTAAACCTTCAATGGCTTCATCATTTTTATTATCAAGTGAATCATTTAATAATTCGGTCATGGTATTCTCAACTTGATTTTAAGTGTTATCTGCTAATAATTCAGCAACCGTATTAACCACAAACGCGCGTTCCCAATACTTGGTTAACAAGTCAGCATCGTGGCAGGCTAAAATTTGTTTCTCAATATCGTCACTAATTGCAATATTACGGCGTTTAAGCACATCGATAATAGCGCGCGCTTGGCCCCGAGCTTCGCCTTCTTTAATTCCCTCAGCTTTTCCTTCAATTTTACCTTCAGCCTTACCCTCAGCTAAAGCATGTTCTCTGCTTATATTGATGCGATCGATTATAAATCGCTTTACTACTTGATGCCACAGCGCAAAAGCTTCTTTGTCGTCTTTATCTTCAGGGGGCGCGGGTAGGTCGTTTAAATCTATGTTTTCGCTGATATCTGGCAGTTCATCTAAAGCATCAGCACCAAAATAAGACGATAGTTTTTCAATGCAGGCAACGCGAGCTCTTTTAGCTAAATCACAAACCCGCGCACGCATATCTTCAAGTTCATCACGGGTTACATCATAACTCATCACATAACGAGCTTCGACATAAGCTCGTTTAAGTAGCTTAAATATATGTTCATCATGGGCTTCGCTGCGGGCTAAGGCAGGCTGTAATAACTGATGATGTTTTTCGGCGTGACCAGCTAATATACTTAAATTATGGGTTTTGTGTTTATAGCCTTCAAAGACCAAAGTTATAGTATGAAAATAACGCTCGGCGGCTTGATGCAGCAAAAACGCTCCCAGGCGCCTTTGTGAAAATGGTAGATAATGCGCAATCGTCCACAGCGAGGTGGCGCTAGCAAACCAAGTTTTAAAATAGCGTTGTATTAATTCAAAATGTTCTTTTGGGGTAGTCGCCTTAGGTTTTGCTAGCTTTACTTGACGTGAGTCATAAAGCACTATGCCATCACGCACGATATCAACGAAAAAAAACTGCCCGGCGCGTATTTGGTAATTTAGTTCAGCAATGTCATGGCGAATAAGTGATACTATAGTAGAGCCAGCAATTTCTTGTGCTTTATTTTCAAGCTCATTAAAAACTTTGTGGTCAGCGGCGTCTTTATTAGTATGCGTAACTACAAGCAAATCAAAATCAGAGCGATAGCCGGTTTTTAAATCATTAACAAAATCACCGCGGGCATAGCTGCCAAATAGCATTAACATTTGCACGAGCGGACAGTCGGCAAAAAGTTGGGTAATAACGGCAAGCTGCTGCTGAGTCTCAAGGCTAAGCTTAGTTAACGTAGCTGTTTCATAAATAATTGGCTTGCTTTTGCTCATAGTTGCTAATGACTTGTGACTTATTACTATTTGCTTTGCAACACTTGTGAGATTGGCAGAAGGCAAAATAGGGTCAAAATAGCAAAAACGTTAAAGCTGATAAAATAATAAATACTATATATTGCAATAAGTTAATAGCGTCTGGTGCTGGGAGTTAGCGGACATAGCTAATCGCTAATTAACCAGCATACAGGCATTTTAGACCACTGATTGCTTGACTTGCTAATGCCCACAAGCGATACAAGCGACGGTATTTTTACTGGTTAAACACTAAACTTAAAATGCCAATAGCTTTAACCGGCATTTTCATTTTTCCCGTGGAGTTGTGGATGGTAAATCCCAGGTTTCAGCGGGTCCTCCTTAAACTCTCGGGGGAAGCGCTACAGGGTGATAAGGGCTATGGTATCAGCCCGCCAGTTATTGATGCTTTAGCTACAGAAATCAGTGAAGTGCATGCCTTAGGAGTGCACGTTGCCATAGTCATTGGCGGCGGCAATATCTTTCGTGGAGTAGCTGCGAGTGCCCAAGGTATGGATCGTGCCGCTGCCGACTACATGGGTATGCTAGCTACGGTTATTAACGCACTGGCGCTGCAAGATGCGATGGAGAGCAAAGGTGTACCCACACGCGTGCAAACTGCTATTGATATGAGTGAATTAGCCGAACCTTATATTAGACGCCGTGCTATTCGCCATCTTGAAAAAGGTCGCGCTGTTATCTTAGCTGCCGGTACTGGCAACCCCTATTTCACCACTGATACAGCGGCCGCCCTGCGCGCCATGGAGTTACACGCAGATGTTTTATTAAAAGCTACCAAAGTTGATGGAATATATGACGCTGATCCAATGGTTCACCCTGAGGCCAAACGTTTTGATTGCTTAACTTATAGTGAAGTACTTAGTCGCGAGTTACAGGTAATGGACGGTACAGCTTTTACCCTTTGTCGTGATAATAACTTACCAATTTTAGTTTTTAAACTCGCTGAGCATGGCAATATTCGTCGTGCTGTTCTTGGTGAAGTTGTCGGATCGCTGGTTGGCGAGCTTAATAAGCAGCCGTCAACTTAACTGGAGGATTAAAAAATGAGTATGGTTGATGATGTGTTTGCCGATCTCAAAGGGCAAAACCAAGAGACGTTAAATGCGTTAAAGAACCAGCTCGGCAAGTTACGCACTGGTCGTGCTAATGTTGCCATTCTCGATGATGTACGTGTTGATTACTATGGAGTACCCACACCACTTAATCAATGTGCTAGTGTACATGTTGCTGACGCACGTTTGATTGTAGTTAAGCCTTACGAAAAAAAAATTATCGGTGATATCGAAAAGGCGATTATGACTGCTGATGTTGGCATCACCCCACAAAGTGATGGTGAAGTTATTCGCCTTCCAATCCCCGGTTTAACCGAAGAACGTCGGCGTGAGTTAGTAAAACAAGCCAAACATCGCGGCGAAGAAGCTAAAATCGCCTTACGTAATCATCGCCGTGATGCTAACGAATTATTAAAAGAACTCGAAAAAGAAAAAGAAATTTCACAAGACGACCTCAAACGTAATCTTGAAAATGTGCAAGAAATCCTTGATCAAGACGTAACTAAGGTTGATCAAATAATAACCACAAAAGAAAAAGAAATTCTTGAAATCTAACTTGCAAAAATCCATCACGTCATTCCCGCGCAAGCGAGAATCTAGTATAGTTTATTTAAAACACGTTTAAAAAATGAGCATTCTACCTGCTGGCACTAATAAACCTCGTCATATCGCTATCATTATGGATGGTAATGGCCGATGGGCAGTTGAAAAGGGGCTGAACCGTCTTGAAGGCCATATACGCGGCGCTCAAGTAGTACGCGAAATTAGCACTTTCGCTCGCGAACTAAATATTCCCTATCTCACGCTTTATTCGTTTTCGGTACAAAACTGGAATCGCCCGGCTGCAGAGGTCACCGGCCTGATGCAGCTATTACATGATTATTGTATGCAAGAAGGCGAAACACTGATGCGGCATAATATTCGCCTCAATACCATTGGTGGGCTTGATCGTTTGCCAGAAGCTACTCGTATTGCCATTAGCAATTTAATCGATCAAACTGCTGGTAATCGTGCCATGACCCTTACTTTAGCGCTTGATTATGGCGGTCGCGAAGAAATTATTGCCGCCATGCGCCGCTTGGCTGTCGATGTTAAAACAAAACGTTTAAGCCCAGAGGCTATCGATGAGTCTGCAATTAACTCTCGTCTTGACACAGCGTTATTGCCAGACCCCGATTTAGTTATTCGCACCTCTGGCGAGCAACGCGTTTCAAATTTTTTACTTTGGCAAATTGCTTACGCTGAGTTTCATTTTACCAAAACACGCTGGCCTGATTTTACTAAAGATGATTTGCTAAAAGCCATTGATGATTATAGTCATCGCGAACGCCGTTTTGGCGGCTTAGAATCAACTTCAGCTACCGCTGCAACCCTGCATGATTCTGATGATGCTTTTGTTTTAGGCGATTTGCCATTAACTGACGATGACGACCTCGATAAAGGGCCACGACCTTGCTAAAACTGCGTGTCATTGCTGCTCTTTGTTTCACCCCACCGTTTTTATTTTTGGTTTGGTATGGGGGCCTGCCACTACGTATTGGTTGTGCTGTCGTTGCAACTATAATGCTCTGGGAATTTTATCGTCTTACTTTGGGTAAAGGTTTATTAGTATTAAAAAGTGCGGGCTTTATCTTAGCAATGGCTTTTGCGATTATAGCCATGGATTTATTACCCTTAAAAGGCATAATATTCGGTGCTCCTTTAGCTTTCATGCTGCTGTTTTTTGTTACTCTTTTGCGCCCCGATCCGATCAATGAAATTATCACCAGTGCTAGCTTAGTATTATTTGGCGCCTTTTATGCGGGTGGCCTTCTGCCTTATCTTGTAAGATTACGCGATCTACCTAATGGTTTAGCCCTCGCGCTAATGGCGCTTTTTTGCACTTGGGGTTCTGATACGGCAGCTTATTTTTCAGGCCGTGCCTTTGGCAAACACAAACTGTATCCCAAAATTTCACCGAAAAAAAGTGTTGAAGGGCTCATTGGGGGAGTTGCTGCAGCTATTGCAGTTGCGTTTTTAGTAGCAGCACTACCAAAAATTTTACCCTCAAGTTGGCATAGCACCCTGCATCTAAATAGTTTATTTAATACGCAGCTTAACAATTTGTACTTAATATTAATTGGATTTATCGCTGCCATTGTTGGACTAATTGGTGATTTTTGCGAATCATTGCTAAAACGTAGTGTTGGTGCCAAAGATTCAAGTGAATTAATTCCGGGTCACGGTGGTATACTTGACCGTTTTGATGCGGTTATGTTTGTTGCACCGGCTCTTTATTTGTTTGCTATAGCTTTTGGTTTGCAAAAGGGGGGTTAATTTTTTAATTTACCTTAAGTATAAACAAAACGGTTAAACATGTACGTATTGCAAAATCTTCATTGGGTCATTCTTTTAATTGGCGCACTGGTGTTCTTTCATGAGCTTGGCCATTTTATTGTTGCCAAAATCTTAAAAGTAAAAGTGCTTAAATTTTCGTTGGGTTTTGGCCCGCGAATTTTAGGTTTTAAGCGTGGCGAAACTGAATATGTTATTAGTTTATTACCATTAGGTGGCTTTGTAAAAATGTTAGGCGAAACCCCAGGAGCTGAAGTCGCCCCTGAAGAGGTTACACGCTCATTTGCCGCAAAACCCTGGTGGCAAAGGGCTTTAATCGTTGTTGCCGGCCCTACTTTTAATTTTATTTTAGCATTCGTGGTTTACTGTTTTATGTTCACCGGCACGCAAACCTTTGGTTCAACCAAGCTTGGTATTGTTATGCAAGGTGATCCCGCCTTTGTTGCAGGTTTGCGTCCTGGTGATACTATCACTGCTATCAATGATGAGGTAGTTGAAAGGTTTGAACAACTGCGCGAATTAATAGGAAATCAACCAGATAAAAAATTAAAAATTACTTTTATTCGCAACGGCATTTCTTCACAAGTTGAGCTTACTACCCAAGCTCACCAAGAAAAAAATATATTTGGTGAAACTGAGACAACTGGTCGCATTGGTATTTCACCGCAATATGTAAAACCCTTGCTTGGTGTAGTTGATAATAAAAGTCCTGCGGCTATTGCTGGATTGAAAACCGGTGATCTGGTTACTAAAGTAGCGGGCAAAGCAATTGAAACCTTTTATGAACTTCAACAAGCCATTTTAGCTACGGCATCAGAACAATCTATAGAATTAACGATTAAACGTAGCGATAAAGAATTACAACTAAGCCTAATGCCACAACCTACTCCTGAAGCATTGACCGCATATAAAGCAGGTACTGCTGATACTTCATGGGGATATACTGGTATAGTTTCACAAGATGTAATAGTCACACGCGTTGATGAAGAAACACCCGCGGCGAAATTGGGCCTTAAACCTGGTGATCGTTTGCTTGAACTTAGAGCTGATAAAGAAGATGAACAAAGTACGGTTCGCCAAATTGGGGTTTGGAATGTTGATTTAGCAGCGTTTCAAGGTAGCGATGCTCGTCAAAAATTCTTGCTAACTTATCAACGTGATCGTCAAGTAATCACTGCGCCCTTAACTTTGGCTGAACATACTGATCAAGACGAGTTAAAAAATAAACGTACACAATATATTTTTGGTGCCTATAACGCCAATGATTTGCTAGGCTTTTATACTATTGATCGCTTCATCATGCCGCACACCGCAATACTTGAAGCCTTAAAACAAGTCGTTCAAGACACTACACTGATTGGCAAAGGTATTACCAAAATGATTAGCGGCAGTCTTTCTATCGATACTCTGGGTGGTCCCATTATGCTTTTTGTTATTGCTGAAAAAAGTGCCAAACAAGGCATCGATGCTTTTATGAGAGTGTTAGCGGTTATTAGTGTGAATTTAGGCGTGCTGAATTTATTACCGATACCAGTGCTTGACGGTGGTCACTTGCTTTTCTTTGGTATTGAAGCTGTACGACGTCGCCCAGTGCCCTTGCATACGCGTGAACTTGCCAACATGATTGGTTTAATTATTTTAGTGTTACTCATGGTGGTAGTACTTAAAAATGATTTTCTCAGGTATGTGTTAGGGTAATAGCTAATTATTATTGCCTGAATTAGTGATATTATTGGTTTAGCAATATATATAACAAAACGCCTGTTGCTCAACTATCTTCTTGTTTTTACGT
This genomic interval from Deltaproteobacteria bacterium contains the following:
- the frr gene encoding ribosome recycling factor, with product MVDDVFADLKGQNQETLNALKNQLGKLRTGRANVAILDDVRVDYYGVPTPLNQCASVHVADARLIVVKPYEKKIIGDIEKAIMTADVGITPQSDGEVIRLPIPGLTEERRRELVKQAKHRGEEAKIALRNHRRDANELLKELEKEKEISQDDLKRNLENVQEILDQDVTKVDQIITTKEKEILEI
- a CDS encoding isoprenyl transferase, producing the protein MSILPAGTNKPRHIAIIMDGNGRWAVEKGLNRLEGHIRGAQVVREISTFARELNIPYLTLYSFSVQNWNRPAAEVTGLMQLLHDYCMQEGETLMRHNIRLNTIGGLDRLPEATRIAISNLIDQTAGNRAMTLTLALDYGGREEIIAAMRRLAVDVKTKRLSPEAIDESAINSRLDTALLPDPDLVIRTSGEQRVSNFLLWQIAYAEFHFTKTRWPDFTKDDLLKAIDDYSHRERRFGGLESTSATAATLHDSDDAFVLGDLPLTDDDDLDKGPRPC
- a CDS encoding UMP kinase, with the translated sequence MVNPRFQRVLLKLSGEALQGDKGYGISPPVIDALATEISEVHALGVHVAIVIGGGNIFRGVAASAQGMDRAAADYMGMLATVINALALQDAMESKGVPTRVQTAIDMSELAEPYIRRRAIRHLEKGRAVILAAGTGNPYFTTDTAAALRAMELHADVLLKATKVDGIYDADPMVHPEAKRFDCLTYSEVLSRELQVMDGTAFTLCRDNNLPILVFKLAEHGNIRRAVLGEVVGSLVGELNKQPST
- the rseP gene encoding RIP metalloprotease RseP → MYVLQNLHWVILLIGALVFFHELGHFIVAKILKVKVLKFSLGFGPRILGFKRGETEYVISLLPLGGFVKMLGETPGAEVAPEEVTRSFAAKPWWQRALIVVAGPTFNFILAFVVYCFMFTGTQTFGSTKLGIVMQGDPAFVAGLRPGDTITAINDEVVERFEQLRELIGNQPDKKLKITFIRNGISSQVELTTQAHQEKNIFGETETTGRIGISPQYVKPLLGVVDNKSPAAIAGLKTGDLVTKVAGKAIETFYELQQAILATASEQSIELTIKRSDKELQLSLMPQPTPEALTAYKAGTADTSWGYTGIVSQDVIVTRVDEETPAAKLGLKPGDRLLELRADKEDEQSTVRQIGVWNVDLAAFQGSDARQKFLLTYQRDRQVITAPLTLAEHTDQDELKNKRTQYIFGAYNANDLLGFYTIDRFIMPHTAILEALKQVVQDTTLIGKGITKMISGSLSIDTLGGPIMLFVIAEKSAKQGIDAFMRVLAVISVNLGVLNLLPIPVLDGGHLLFFGIEAVRRRPVPLHTRELANMIGLIILVLLMVVVLKNDFLRYVLG
- a CDS encoding phosphatidate cytidylyltransferase; translated protein: MLKLRVIAALCFTPPFLFLVWYGGLPLRIGCAVVATIMLWEFYRLTLGKGLLVLKSAGFILAMAFAIIAMDLLPLKGIIFGAPLAFMLLFFVTLLRPDPINEIITSASLVLFGAFYAGGLLPYLVRLRDLPNGLALALMALFCTWGSDTAAYFSGRAFGKHKLYPKISPKKSVEGLIGGVAAAIAVAFLVAALPKILPSSWHSTLHLNSLFNTQLNNLYLILIGFIAAIVGLIGDFCESLLKRSVGAKDSSELIPGHGGILDRFDAVMFVAPALYLFAIAFGLQKGG
- a CDS encoding HEPN domain-containing protein, giving the protein MSKSKPIIYETATLTKLSLETQQQLAVITQLFADCPLVQMLMLFGSYARGDFVNDLKTGYRSDFDLLVVTHTNKDAADHKVFNELENKAQEIAGSTIVSLIRHDIAELNYQIRAGQFFFVDIVRDGIVLYDSRQVKLAKPKATTPKEHFELIQRYFKTWFASATSLWTIAHYLPFSQRRLGAFLLHQAAERYFHTITLVFEGYKHKTHNLSILAGHAEKHHQLLQPALARSEAHDEHIFKLLKRAYVEARYVMSYDVTRDELEDMRARVCDLAKRARVACIEKLSSYFGADALDELPDISENIDLNDLPAPPEDKDDKEAFALWHQVVKRFIIDRINISREHALAEGKAEGKIEGKAEGIKEGEARGQARAIIDVLKRRNIAISDDIEKQILACHDADLLTKYWERAFVVNTVAELLADNT
- a CDS encoding DUF3696 domain-containing protein; its protein translation is MITRLDLHHFKCFENLKLPMGALTILSGANASGKSTVLQALVLLHQTMSEHEWSNHLLLNGKSLQLGTVTDVVDQIHGRDSFELGICDKTINVHWCFKAKERRDMSLVMQSVAIDENIDNQLDKVHYLFPHDKNEISQSLANRIRNLTYLTAERVGPREIYPLFDPNVTHIVGPRGENTAGVLHGCRDYKVAASLILPNETKPQLQAQVETRMRMFFPGCRLDIQPIIGANAVSLGLRTSDDTEFHRPINIGFGLTQILPIVVAALSSQPEDILLIENPEVHLHPAGQALMGQFLAEMAQAGLQVIVETHSDHILNGVRRYVKTGKLKPEQVMIHFFRMRNENKSQVESPILDSQGNINFWPEGFFDQFDKDINYFADWGENNGASI
- a CDS encoding DUF262 domain-containing protein; translated protein: MTELLNDSLDNKNDEAIEGLDTQQDENGWDYPIDTLLIRTEVRTVFDVIRRIRDKVYILDPDFQRDFIWDKKTQSKLIESVLMRIPLPVFYLAEDDQGHIIVVDGLQRLSTFRYFLDNNLQLNLNDNKDLNGKYFKDLPPKLKNRIEDCNLTIYLIDSKVPERARLDIFDRVNSGKPLTRQQMRNSLYNGKATRFLKEEANTELFKKATGGSLNTQKMNDREFVNRFCSFYLLDLEQYKNGMDDWLALGLKKMNKLDDSELVNLSQKFRQTLENNLLLFNEQAFRKHKPDQKNRGIINASLWDVMTVGLADYASEQVKDNSVKIKEGFYALLDDKDFIESITYGPSSTKCVRHRFNVIQELMKGVLGDHTS